In Fundidesulfovibrio soli, the sequence GCCGCCGGGCTGACCCCGGGGCCGCTGCAGATGCTCATCTGCGCCCAGACCATCGTGCACGGCCCGCGCGAGGGGGCCAAGGTGGCCCTGGCCCCCCTGTTCACGGACCTGCCCGTGATGGCCCTGTGCATCCTGGTGCTGGAGGCCTTCTCCGGCCAGAAGTGGCTCATGGGGCTGGTCTCGCTGGCTGGCGGCGTGGTGGTGCTGCGCTTCGGATGGGCCTGCCTGCGCTCGGGGCCGCTCAACCTGGCCCCGCCCGCCGGGGACGCGGGCTCCTGGCGCAAGGGGCTGGCCACCAACATATTGAACCCCAAGATGATCATCTTCTGGGGCACCGTGGGCGCGCCCACCATCCTGATGGCCTACGCGGCATCGGCAGGGGCGGCCGCGTCCTTCCTGCTGGGGTTCTACGCCCTGCTCATCGGCGTGAACCTGGCCCTGGCCTGGCTCACGGCGCGCTTCGCCGCCTTCCTGGCGGGCAACGGCTACGTCTGGACCATGCGCGCGCTGGGCCTGCTGCTCTGGCTGGCGGCGGCGCAACTGGTGTGGGACGGCCTGGGCCGCCTCGGCCTTGCCTAGCACCGCCCCACAGGCTACAAGATCGGTCTCCATCATCGACACCCGAGGAACTCCCATGCCCCATCACAAGCCCTACACCGTGGCCCTGGTCCAGATGGCACCGGCCGACACTCCCGGGCGCTCCATAGAAAAAGCCGCGCAGCTCTGCGCCGAAGCCGCGTCCCAGGGCGCGA encodes:
- a CDS encoding LysE family translocator, whose amino-acid sequence is MNDAAAFLLTGVTLGLAAGLTPGPLQMLICAQTIVHGPREGAKVALAPLFTDLPVMALCILVLEAFSGQKWLMGLVSLAGGVVVLRFGWACLRSGPLNLAPPAGDAGSWRKGLATNILNPKMIIFWGTVGAPTILMAYAASAGAAASFLLGFYALLIGVNLALAWLTARFAAFLAGNGYVWTMRALGLLLWLAAAQLVWDGLGRLGLA